From Streptomyces sp. TLI_105, the proteins below share one genomic window:
- the secE gene encoding preprotein translocase subunit SecE has protein sequence MTDAVGSIDMPDADESAESKKKSRKGGKRGKKGPLGRLALFYRQIIAELRKVVWPTRSQLTTYTTVVIVFVVIMIGLVTVIDYGFQEAVKYVFG, from the coding sequence GTGACGGACGCCGTAGGCTCCATCGACATGCCTGATGCCGACGAGTCCGCAGAGTCGAAGAAGAAGTCCCGCAAGGGCGGGAAGCGCGGAAAGAAGGGCCCCCTGGGCCGTCTCGCGCTCTTCTACCGCCAGATCATCGCAGAGCTCCGCAAGGTCGTCTGGCCCACGCGCAGCCAGCTGACGACGTACACCACTGTGGTGATTGTCTTCGTCGTCATCATGATCGGCCTTGTCACCGTGATTGACTATGGCTTCCAGGAAGCAGTCAAGTACGTCTTCGGCTGA
- a CDS encoding pyridoxal phosphate-dependent aminotransferase yields MSAATPPTERRVSARIGAISESATLAVDAKAKALKAAGRPVIGFGAGEPDFPTPDYIVEAAVEACKNPKYHRYTPAGGLPELKAAIAAKTLRDSGYEVDASQVLVTNGGKQAIYEAFAAILDPGDEVIVPAPYWTTYPESIRLAGGVPVEVVADETTGYRVSVEQLEAARTEKTKVVLFVSPSNPTGAVYSEAETEAIGRWAVEHGLWVLTDEIYEHLVYGDATAASLPAVLPELRDKCIVVNGVAKTYAMTGWRVGWIIGPKDVVKAATNLQSHATSNVSNVAQVAALAAVSGNLDAVAKMGKAFDRRRQTIVRMLNEIEGVYCPTPEGAFYAYPSVKGLLGKEIRGKRPQTSVELAALILDEAEVAVVPGEAFGTPGYLRLSYALGDEDLVEGVSRIQKLLAEAKA; encoded by the coding sequence ATGAGCGCTGCTACCCCTCCCACCGAGCGTCGGGTCTCCGCCCGGATCGGTGCGATCTCCGAGTCCGCCACCCTCGCCGTCGACGCCAAGGCCAAGGCCCTCAAGGCCGCCGGTCGCCCGGTGATCGGTTTCGGCGCGGGTGAGCCCGACTTCCCGACGCCGGACTACATCGTCGAGGCGGCCGTCGAGGCCTGCAAGAACCCCAAGTACCACCGCTACACGCCGGCCGGCGGTCTGCCCGAGCTGAAGGCCGCGATCGCCGCCAAGACGCTGCGCGACTCCGGTTACGAGGTCGACGCCTCCCAGGTCCTGGTGACCAACGGCGGCAAGCAGGCGATCTACGAGGCCTTCGCGGCGATCCTCGACCCGGGCGACGAGGTCATCGTCCCGGCGCCGTACTGGACGACGTACCCCGAGTCGATCCGTCTCGCGGGCGGTGTCCCGGTGGAGGTCGTGGCCGACGAGACCACCGGCTACCGGGTCTCGGTGGAGCAGCTGGAGGCGGCGCGCACGGAGAAGACCAAGGTCGTCCTCTTCGTCTCCCCCTCGAACCCGACCGGCGCGGTGTACAGCGAGGCGGAGACCGAGGCGATCGGCCGCTGGGCCGTCGAGCACGGCCTGTGGGTGCTCACCGACGAGATCTACGAGCACCTGGTGTACGGCGACGCCACCGCCGCCTCCCTGCCGGCGGTCCTGCCGGAGCTGCGCGACAAGTGCATCGTGGTCAACGGCGTCGCCAAGACGTACGCGATGACGGGCTGGCGCGTGGGCTGGATCATCGGCCCGAAGGACGTCGTGAAGGCCGCGACCAACCTGCAGTCGCACGCCACCTCCAACGTCTCCAACGTGGCGCAGGTCGCCGCGCTCGCCGCCGTCTCCGGCAACCTGGACGCGGTCGCGAAGATGGGCAAGGCCTTCGACCGCCGCCGCCAGACGATCGTGCGGATGCTGAACGAGATCGAGGGCGTGTACTGCCCGACGCCGGAGGGCGCGTTCTACGCGTACCCGTCGGTGAAGGGGCTGCTCGGCAAGGAGATCCGCGGCAAGCGCCCGCAGACCTCGGTCGAGCTGGCCGCCCTGATCCTGGACGAGGCCGAGGTCGCGGTCGTCCCGGGCGAGGCCTTCGGCACCCCGGGCTACCTGCGCCTGTCGTACGCGCTGGGCGACGAGGACCTGGTGGAGGGCGTGTCCCGGATCCAGAAGCTCCTCGCCGAGGCGAAGGCCTGA
- a CDS encoding NAD(P)-dependent oxidoreductase: MKLTVFGATGGIGQEIVRQALASGHEVTAVVRDPARLTATGSRLTVRRADLSDPEALRGAVAGRDAVLSGLGARTRADAGVTARLTRSVLAAMEAEKTRRLLVVSAAPLGPVPDGQALVDKAVLAIVNNMLKDVYADLRVMESDLAASDADWTSVRPPKLTNKPGTGQYRKVVGGTPSRGRSLARADVAHAMLAMIDDPATVKQGVGVAY, encoded by the coding sequence ATGAAGCTCACAGTCTTCGGCGCGACCGGCGGCATCGGCCAGGAGATCGTCCGGCAGGCCCTGGCCTCGGGCCACGAGGTGACGGCGGTGGTCCGGGACCCCGCACGGCTCACGGCGACGGGATCCCGTCTGACGGTCCGACGGGCCGACCTGTCCGACCCCGAGGCCCTGCGCGGGGCGGTCGCGGGCCGGGACGCGGTCCTCTCGGGCCTCGGGGCCCGCACCCGGGCGGACGCGGGCGTGACCGCCCGGCTGACCCGCTCGGTGCTCGCGGCGATGGAGGCCGAGAAGACGCGCCGGCTCCTGGTGGTCAGCGCGGCCCCGCTGGGCCCGGTTCCGGACGGCCAGGCCCTCGTCGACAAGGCGGTCCTGGCGATCGTCAACAACATGCTGAAGGACGTCTACGCCGACCTGCGGGTCATGGAGTCGGACCTCGCCGCGAGCGACGCCGACTGGACGTCCGTGCGCCCGCCCAAGCTGACGAACAAGCCGGGCACCGGGCAGTACCGCAAGGTCGTCGGCGGCACCCCGTCCCGGGGCCGCTCCCTGGCCCGCGCGGACGTGGCGCACGCGATGCTGGCGATGATCGACGACCCCGCGACGGTCAAGCAGGGCGTCGGCGTCGCGTACTAG
- a CDS encoding TetR/AcrR family transcriptional regulator, with translation MEQRPTRTRIIDAARDLMRTAGLARTTTKEIAKAAGCSEAALYKYFSSKEELFLAVLNERLPQLGGLLGTLVADPGGRTVEENLTEVARQAALFYEQTFPVVASLYAEPQLKRRHEEAMRTYGMGPHKPIEGLAAYLRAEQRHGRLDPDADPVAAASLLLGACVQRSFAWEMSPDRRPPDSLDDFARSLARTLLRGIS, from the coding sequence ATGGAACAGAGGCCGACCCGGACCCGGATCATCGACGCCGCCCGCGACCTCATGCGGACGGCGGGGCTCGCCCGCACCACCACCAAGGAGATCGCCAAGGCGGCCGGCTGCTCGGAAGCCGCGCTCTACAAGTACTTCAGCAGCAAGGAAGAGCTCTTCCTGGCCGTCCTGAACGAGCGCCTGCCCCAGCTCGGCGGCCTCCTCGGCACACTCGTCGCCGACCCCGGCGGCCGCACCGTCGAGGAGAACCTCACCGAGGTCGCCCGGCAGGCCGCCCTCTTCTACGAGCAGACCTTCCCGGTCGTCGCCTCCCTCTACGCGGAACCGCAGCTCAAGCGGCGCCACGAGGAGGCCATGCGCACCTACGGGATGGGCCCCCACAAGCCCATCGAAGGCCTCGCCGCCTATCTCCGCGCCGAGCAGCGGCACGGCCGCCTCGACCCGGACGCCGATCCGGTGGCCGCCGCCTCCCTGCTCCTCGGGGCCTGCGTGCAGCGCTCCTTCGCCTGGGAGATGAGCCCGGACCGCAGGCCGCCGGACTCCCTAGACGACTTCGCGCGCTCGCTCGCCCGCACCCTCCTCCGGGGGATCAGCTAG
- the rplJ gene encoding 50S ribosomal protein L10, whose protein sequence is MPTPNKAASVAELKDAFQSSNAAVLTEYRGLTVAQLKTLRRSLGENAQYAVVKNTLTKIAANEAGITALDEHFAGPTAVAFVTGDPVESAKALRDFAKENPNLIIKAGVLDGKALSADDIKKLADLESREVLLSKLAGAFKGKQSQAASLFQALPSKFVRTAEALRVKLAEQGGAE, encoded by the coding sequence ATGCCGACGCCCAACAAGGCTGCATCGGTGGCCGAGCTCAAGGACGCGTTCCAGAGCTCCAACGCCGCCGTGCTGACCGAGTACCGGGGTCTCACCGTCGCGCAGCTCAAGACGCTGCGTCGCTCTCTCGGTGAGAACGCCCAGTACGCCGTGGTGAAGAACACGCTGACCAAGATTGCGGCCAACGAGGCCGGGATCACCGCACTGGACGAGCACTTCGCTGGTCCGACCGCGGTCGCCTTCGTCACCGGTGACCCGGTGGAGTCGGCGAAGGCCCTGCGTGACTTCGCCAAGGAGAACCCGAACCTCATCATCAAGGCCGGTGTCCTTGACGGTAAGGCTCTCTCCGCCGACGACATCAAGAAGCTTGCGGACCTCGAGTCCCGCGAGGTTCTGCTCAGCAAGCTGGCCGGCGCGTTCAAGGGCAAGCAGTCCCAGGCTGCCTCGCTCTTCCAGGCGCTGCCGTCGAAGTTCGTCCGCACCGCGGAGGCGCTTCGCGTCAAGCTCGCCGAGCAGGGCGGTGCCGAGTAA
- the rplK gene encoding 50S ribosomal protein L11, which produces MPPKKKKVTGLIKLQINAGAANPAPPVGPALGQHGVNIMEFCKAYNAATESQRGMVVPVEITVYEDRSFTFITKTPPAAKLILKAAGVDKGSGEPHKTKVAKLTAAQVREIATVKLPDLNANDLDAASKIIAGTARSMGITVEG; this is translated from the coding sequence ATGCCTCCCAAGAAGAAGAAGGTCACGGGGCTTATCAAGCTCCAGATCAACGCCGGTGCGGCCAACCCGGCCCCGCCGGTCGGCCCCGCGCTGGGTCAGCACGGCGTCAACATCATGGAGTTCTGCAAGGCCTACAACGCCGCGACCGAGTCGCAGCGTGGCATGGTCGTGCCGGTGGAGATCACGGTCTACGAAGACCGCAGCTTCACCTTCATCACCAAGACTCCGCCGGCCGCCAAGCTGATCCTCAAGGCCGCGGGTGTGGACAAGGGCTCCGGCGAGCCGCACAAGACCAAGGTCGCCAAGCTCACGGCCGCCCAGGTCCGCGAGATCGCCACGGTCAAGCTCCCCGACCTCAACGCCAATGACCTGGACGCCGCGTCCAAGATCATCGCCGGCACCGCCCGCTCCATGGGCATCACGGTCGAGGGCTGA
- the nusG gene encoding transcription termination/antitermination protein NusG: MSDANLNDAFESESVEDELDIVEAADEDVEDVEVEAAEDAADEDVEVDEIDEDEAGEDESDEVEDAEAEAEDAEEEAEDAEEEAEPAAPVDPVAALREELRTLPGEWYVIHTYAGYEKRVKANLEQRAVSLNVEDFIYQAEVPEEEIVQIKGGERKNVKQNKLPGYVLVRMDLTNESWGVVRNTPGVTGFVGNAYDPYPLTLDEIVKMLAPEAEEKAAREAAEAEGKPAPARKLEVQVLDFEVGDSVTVTDGPFATLQATINEINPDSKKVKGLVEIFGRETPVELSFDQIQKN, translated from the coding sequence GTGTCTGACGCGAACCTGAACGACGCCTTCGAGTCCGAGTCCGTCGAGGACGAGCTGGACATCGTCGAGGCCGCCGACGAGGACGTCGAGGACGTCGAGGTCGAAGCTGCTGAGGACGCTGCGGACGAGGACGTCGAGGTCGACGAGATCGACGAGGACGAGGCTGGCGAGGACGAGTCCGACGAGGTCGAGGACGCCGAGGCCGAGGCCGAGGACGCCGAGGAGGAGGCCGAGGACGCCGAGGAGGAGGCCGAGCCGGCCGCCCCGGTCGACCCGGTCGCCGCTCTCCGCGAGGAGCTCCGCACCCTTCCCGGCGAGTGGTACGTCATCCACACCTACGCGGGCTACGAGAAGCGCGTGAAGGCCAACCTCGAGCAGCGTGCCGTCTCGCTCAACGTCGAGGACTTCATCTACCAGGCCGAGGTCCCCGAGGAAGAGATCGTCCAGATCAAGGGCGGCGAGCGGAAGAACGTCAAGCAGAACAAGCTTCCCGGCTACGTCCTCGTCCGCATGGACCTGACGAACGAGTCCTGGGGCGTCGTCCGCAACACCCCCGGCGTCACCGGCTTCGTGGGCAACGCCTACGACCCGTACCCGCTGACCCTGGACGAGATCGTCAAGATGCTCGCCCCGGAGGCCGAGGAGAAGGCCGCCCGCGAGGCCGCCGAGGCCGAGGGCAAGCCGGCTCCGGCCCGCAAGCTGGAGGTCCAGGTCCTGGACTTCGAGGTCGGCGACTCGGTCACCGTCACCGACGGCCCGTTCGCGACCCTCCAGGCCACGATCAACGAGATCAACCCGGACTCGAAGAAGGTCAAGGGCCTCGTCGAGATCTTCGGTCGCGAGACCCCGGTCGAGCTCAGCTTCGACCAGATCCAGAAGAACTGA
- the rplA gene encoding 50S ribosomal protein L1, translating to MKRSKALRSADAKVDRERNYAPLEAVRLAKDTATTKFDGTVEVAFRLGVDPRKADQMVRGTVNLPHGTGKTARVLVFATGDRAEAAIAAGADIVGSDELIDEISKGNRLNEFDAVVATPDLMGKVGRLGRVLGPRGLMPNPKVGTVTPDVAKAVNDIKGGKIEFRVDKHSNLHFIIGKVSFDETKLVENYAAALEEILRLKPSAAKGRYIKKATITTTMGPGIPLDANRTRNLLVEEDPAAV from the coding sequence GTGAAGCGCAGCAAGGCTCTCCGCTCCGCGGACGCCAAGGTCGACCGCGAGCGGAACTACGCGCCCCTCGAGGCCGTCCGTCTCGCCAAGGACACCGCCACCACGAAGTTCGACGGCACCGTCGAGGTCGCCTTCCGCCTGGGCGTCGACCCGCGCAAGGCCGACCAGATGGTCCGTGGCACCGTGAACCTTCCGCACGGCACCGGCAAGACCGCCCGGGTCCTGGTCTTCGCGACCGGTGACCGTGCCGAGGCCGCGATCGCCGCGGGCGCCGACATCGTCGGCTCCGACGAGCTCATCGACGAGATCTCCAAGGGCAACCGCCTGAACGAGTTCGACGCCGTGGTGGCCACCCCGGACCTCATGGGCAAGGTCGGCCGCCTCGGCCGCGTCCTCGGCCCGCGTGGTCTCATGCCGAACCCCAAGGTCGGCACCGTCACCCCCGATGTCGCGAAGGCTGTCAACGACATCAAGGGCGGCAAGATCGAGTTCCGCGTCGACAAGCACTCGAACCTGCACTTCATCATCGGCAAGGTCTCCTTCGACGAGACGAAGCTGGTCGAGAACTACGCCGCGGCCCTGGAGGAGATCCTCCGTCTGAAGCCGTCCGCCGCGAAGGGTCGCTACATCAAGAAGGCGACCATCACCACGACGATGGGCCCCGGCATCCCGCTGGACGCCAACCGCACCCGCAACCTCCTCGTCGAGGAGGACCCGGCCGCGGTCTGA
- a CDS encoding adenosine deaminase, with amino-acid sequence MEHVRDLTLLPKAHLHLHFTGSMRPTTLIELADKYGVRLPEALSSGTPPRLRATDERGWFRFQRLYDIARSCLRRPEDIRRLVREAAQEDVRDGSGWLEIQVDPTSYAPHLGGLIPALEIILDAVDGASRETGLGMRVLVAANRMKHPLEARTLARLAVRFADRGVVGFGLSNDERRGMARDFDRAFAIAREGGLLAAPHGGELTGPSSVRDCLDDLRAARVGHGVRAAEDPRLLRRLAEKGVTCEVCPASNVALGVYEKHEDVPLRTLFEAGVPMALGADDPLLFGSRLAEQYEIARRHHGFTDAELAELARQSVRGSAAPEDVRAKLLAGIDHWLAS; translated from the coding sequence ATGGAGCATGTACGCGATCTCACCCTGTTGCCCAAGGCCCATCTGCACCTGCACTTCACCGGTTCGATGCGGCCCACGACGCTCATCGAGCTGGCCGACAAGTACGGCGTGCGTCTCCCGGAGGCGCTGAGCAGCGGTACGCCTCCCCGGCTGCGGGCGACCGACGAGCGCGGCTGGTTCCGCTTCCAGCGGCTCTACGACATCGCCCGCTCCTGTCTGCGCCGGCCGGAGGACATCCGGCGGCTGGTGCGCGAGGCGGCGCAGGAGGACGTGCGGGACGGCTCCGGCTGGCTGGAGATCCAGGTCGACCCCACCTCGTACGCCCCGCACCTGGGCGGCCTGATCCCGGCCCTGGAGATCATCCTGGACGCGGTCGACGGGGCCTCCCGGGAGACCGGCCTCGGAATGCGGGTGCTCGTCGCGGCGAACCGGATGAAGCACCCCCTGGAGGCGCGGACCCTGGCCCGGCTCGCGGTGCGGTTCGCGGACCGGGGCGTGGTCGGTTTCGGGCTCTCCAACGACGAGCGGCGGGGCATGGCCCGGGACTTCGACCGGGCCTTCGCGATCGCGCGGGAGGGCGGTCTCCTCGCGGCTCCGCACGGCGGCGAGCTGACGGGCCCCTCGTCCGTACGGGACTGCCTGGACGACCTGCGGGCGGCGCGGGTCGGCCACGGGGTGCGGGCGGCGGAGGACCCGAGGCTGCTGCGGAGGCTCGCCGAGAAGGGCGTGACCTGCGAGGTCTGCCCGGCGTCGAACGTCGCGCTCGGGGTGTACGAGAAGCACGAGGACGTGCCGCTGCGGACCCTCTTCGAGGCCGGGGTGCCGATGGCGCTCGGCGCGGACGACCCGCTTCTCTTCGGCTCGCGGCTCGCGGAGCAGTACGAGATCGCCCGCCGGCACCACGGGTTCACGGACGCGGAGCTGGCGGAGCTGGCCCGGCAGTCGGTGCGGGGCTCGGCGGCGCCCGAGGACGTCCGGGCGAAGCTGCTCGCGGGGATCGACCACTGGCTCGCTAGCTGA
- the rplL gene encoding 50S ribosomal protein L7/L12 — MAKLSQDDLLAQFEEMTLIELSEFVKAFEEKFDVTAAAAVAVAGPAAAGAPAEAEAEQDEFDVILEGAGDKKIQVIKVVRELTSLGLKEAKDLVDGTPKPVLEKVAKEAAEKAAESLKAAGASVTVK; from the coding sequence ATGGCGAAGCTCTCTCAGGACGACCTCCTCGCCCAGTTCGAGGAGATGACCCTCATCGAGCTCTCCGAGTTCGTGAAGGCCTTCGAGGAGAAGTTCGACGTCACCGCCGCCGCCGCCGTCGCCGTTGCCGGCCCGGCCGCCGCCGGTGCCCCGGCCGAGGCCGAGGCCGAGCAGGACGAGTTCGACGTCATCCTCGAGGGTGCCGGCGACAAGAAGATCCAGGTCATCAAGGTCGTGCGCGAGCTCACCTCCCTGGGCCTCAAGGAGGCCAAGGACCTCGTCGACGGCACCCCGAAGCCGGTCCTCGAGAAGGTCGCGAAGGAGGCCGCCGAGAAGGCTGCCGAGTCCCTCAAGGCCGCCGGCGCCTCCGTCACGGTCAAGTAA